Below is a window of Falco rusticolus isolate bFalRus1 chromosome 9, bFalRus1.pri, whole genome shotgun sequence DNA.
CTCACCCACAGCTGCCATCTCCCGCAGCAGGAGCGGCAGGGCCCGCGCTGCGGGGATTAATCAGCCCGGCGGTACCGCCAGCGCTGAGCCAATGGCTCGGGCTGCTGCCATGGAGACACCGGCAGATGCTGAGGGGTTTAATTAGCAGCGGGTctgagggaggggggaggcagcagctctgggctcccaCATCTTCCTGCGCGGAGGGGGGAGCGGCAGCGGTGCAGCCTGCCCGCAGCAGCCCGCCTGCCTGCAGCACGGGGCTGTGACCTGGAGGGAAGCTTGCCACCAGGACTGCCAGCATCCTGCCCACACCGAGGGCTCCCTACCGCCGCGTCCCTGCAGCCCTTTGCTGGTGGGTTTGAGCCCTGTAGTCCGGTTGCTGCCCTCGAGGTGTGGGGACAACAGCCTGGGTCTCTCTTCAGGGGGGTTTCTTTTTAGAccctctctcctgcctgctggggacCTGCAAGCCCATACGTCACAGGCCAGGGGGCTGTGGTAgtgcctggggctgttcctTCATGGCCCTTGGCTCATCAGCCTGGCTGGCATCAGTCTCAGCCCTGTCCAAAAAGACTCCTCACTTCCTGGGGCTGCCCGCCCCCCTTCAAACCAGCAACAGACACCCCGATGCCTTGTCTTTTGAGGGGCcaggcagcaccacagctgcCTAGAGGAGCAGAGGCGCAGAGGCATGGCTGGGTTTGTGATGCTTGCTCACGGTGATGGCAAACTGCTCAGCCTGGTCTGCTGCTCCTGGCCTCCCTTTCAGAAGCCAGGCCTAAAAGTGGCACTGGCAAGTGGGAGGCTTGGTGCTTGCTGTCCCCGTCGAGGCAACAGACCCTTTCCCCACCCCAATCTGTGCCTGTCAGAGATGAAGAGGAACTGAGAAAGTCCCTCTCGGAGCTGGCAGACCCCAACCCGAAGTCCATCAAGCGCATCAGCAGCTGTAGTAACCCCTTTCTGGACTTCTCCCAAGACTCCAGCATTGCAACCTACAAGCATGGACTGTTAGTGCGCAAGATCCACGCTGATCCTGACTGCAAGAAAAGTAGGTGCCTGGGAGCCTGCAGGGGCGAGGGGGATGCTGAGCAAGTGGGTACTGGTGCATTCCAGAAACCcagtggggagcagggcagaagtCACTATATGACATCAAACTGTAGCATCATGCCAGCCTCCAGCATCGGCCCCTGactggctggctgtgccaggcaaaattcagctgggaagggggcaggcagggagggtggGGTGGGCTCCCCAGGGGATACACCCTTGCCATGGGATGGCAGGGATGAAGGAAGGGGTCGCACAgtgggctgctgctggttgGGCCATTTCCACCTTAAAATCCCCTCTTAAGCCCTGGCCATCTAATGCTGCCTTGATTGCCTTGATCTGATTAGATCGAGAGCCAGCATTacctggcaggcagcaccgcctcatccccatccctgtccccgagcagggaggcagcagtgaAGCTGAGTGGCAGGGTGGGCGGCGAGGCGGGGAGCGCAGTGGTGCTGGCCTCAGCAGGCGCCAGGCGCCCCCCCTGCCAGCAACACCATCTGCCAGCCACGTGGCCAGCATGGGCTCAGGTGCATGGGGACAGTCCTGGCGTGGCACCCATCCCCGGGGTGGGGTGACGTGTGTGTCGTGGCAGGCCTGGCTGGAGGAGGACAGGGGTGGGTGGATGCCTTCCCCCTGCTTGGCGTTGGGGCTGATGTCTGGGCTGCTCTCTCCTCCCTGGCAGCACCCCGAGGGAAGCGCGGCTGGAAGCCCTTCCACGCCATCCTGAAGGGGATGATTCTCTACCTGCAGAAGGTAGGCAGCAGCGGGGCCACCCATGTCTGTGCCAGGGAGGGGGATTGTCCCCAACCCGGGGGAGGTCACAGCAGTCCCTACAACAGCAAGAGAGGGGATGCAGTGCACAGCATTGCAAAGCCTGCCCTAAGCAGACTCAGCACCGTGCCTTCTTGAGCCATTGCTTGCAGACCTGGTGGCATCCCTGTTCCCGGGCTGCTGAGGCTCAGCCTGGGCAGCGAAAGGCTGCTGACCGAGGGCCCTGCATGTGAGGGCTTGGCTGGGGAGAGAGGACACCCCAAGGTCTCTACCTAGGGTGGGGGGGCTGTTTCACATCCAGTTACCTGCAGGTATACacgctgcagggcagcagggaacaGCCACCATGCTGTTGCCCAGCTGTGTACCCAGACTGCGCAGTGTCTCCCCATGGTGCAGCATGAGTTGGAGGCAGAGCCCACCGCAGCCTGGTGGAGGGTGATCTCCAAGCCCCCCCCACTGCCAGTGCTTGCCTGCAGTTCCCACGGCCTCATAGAGCTGACTCACAGTGGGGTGCATCCCTAAGCCGGCTCTGAAACACCCCGTGATTTGCAGGAGGAGTATAAGCCAGGGAAGGCACTGGTGGAAGAAGAGCTGAAGAATGCTATTAGCATCCACCACTCGCTTGCCACGCGGGCATCTGACTACAGCAAGCGACCCAATGTCTTCTACCTCAGGACAGCTGACTGGAGGGTCTTCCTCTTCCAAGCACAGTGAGTCCCCCAGGATCGCCGGCTGAGCCCCATGCTGGGGCACAGGGGCTTGTCTGACTGGAGCAGAGGGTGGGATGGGGCCACATTGTGCTCTCCTGTCCTGGCCCTTTCTGGGAAGAAAGGGACCCGGTGTCAGCGCTGTGCTTTGCCTGGCTCCTCTTCCCAGCCTGGTGGGCTCGCCATGGCCTGAGTCACTAGAAGCAgagccccagggccaggctgggggacCCAGATCTTGTCTGCAGGGATCCCTCTGTCTGTGACACAGATAGTGCCACTTGAAGCCCAGATGTGGCTTGGCCTTTCTCCCCAGGAACCCTGAACAGATGCACTCATGGATCACGCGCATCAACGTGGTGGCAGCCATGTTCTCTGcaccccccttccctgcagctaTCGGCTCCCAGAAGAAGTTCAGCCGcccgctgctgcccagctcctgcaccagGCTGTCCCAGGTGGGCCAGGGTGTGGGcgcagccaggagcaggggaCAGACCCCGGGGTCTGCTGGTGGCACGGTCCCCTGTGGAGGGACCTGTGTGGTGCCACACAcccagctgcatcccagcagGGTGCAGGGCCAAGGGAGCATGGCCAGGGAGACATGGAGTGAGggggtgctgaggctgggggtgggtggcgAGACCTTGTTCCAGCGGTAGGGATGGGAGACAGGCAATGGAGACACATCATGGAGGAGAACGCGGTCCCATGCTGTGGCTTGCAGGGTCCTGCCAGGGCCAGGACCTTGAAAGGCGACCGGCCAGGGGGATTAGCTGGTGCTCACGCGTGCCAGGGCAGTTATTCATAGAgcagaaaggattaaaaaaaagcagcagcctagTTTTAGAGGGGATTAAATTCTTCTGCTTTAAGACTGCAGTCAGCTCCCCACAAGGCAGGAGCAGATTGCCCCCAAGGGCCTGTGCTTTTGCCTGCcattcttaaaaacaaaacaaacaaacccaggaGCAGAAGCTGAGATCCCAGCTGCAcctaggagggaaaaaaaactgtTCTGGCCCCAACTGGCTCATGCTCCTGGTGGGGcagagcacagggcagggcaggacactGACGTGATGCCACCCTTGCCCAGGAGGAGCAGGTGAAGAGCCATGAGACCAAGTTCAAGACAatgtcagcagagctgctggagcatcGCTCCTCACTGCCAGAGAAGAAGGTGAAGGGCAAGGAGTACGAGGagctgaagcagaaggaagagtaCCTGGAGTTTGAGGTGAGCTGGGAgacctgcccctctgcccccagcccctctgcccccagcccctctgccccccgcccctctgcccctgcctgctTGGCCATCCTGAGTGATGGGACACCCCCAGTCCCCATCGGCTGAATTGCACTGTGCACTGCCATGGTCCAGGACCACAAGCATCCCCTCTGTCCTGGGATGCTGGCCAGGTGGAGGGATCATGAGCATCCCCCcaccctgggctgctggctgaggggcagcacccagctcaCTGACCCCTCTCTGCCGCACTGTTCTCCCCAGAAATCCCGCTATGGCACCTATGCCATGCTGCTGCGGGCCAAGCTGAAGGCCGGCTCCGAGGACCTGGCAGCATTTGAGTCTACCCTCTTTGACGCAGCAGGCGGGGAGGATGACGGCCTGAAAAAATCTCGCTCCAGCCCCTCACTCAATGCAGAGCCctctggcacagccaccaaggTGAAGCGCAACATCTCGGAGCGCACCAGCCGCCAGCCCCCTGGCCACCCCCAGAAGTCATAGGCAAGGGGTATCGGGCACCTGCGCTGCAGCTCCTGTCCCCCCGGCACCAAGGTAGAGGCCACATGCCTGCCGAGACCCTGCATGAATCCGTCCATCTGTGGCATGAGCTGGGGGTTGACAGCCCTTCCCAgaccaccagcaccagccatgCAGGGCCACGGCCCCTCTGCTGAGACAGTGGCAGAGCAGGACAGTCCCCAGTCCTGGCCTATGGGAGCTGCCACACAGTCAGCCCCATCAGACTTGTTCCTGTCCCTCCTTGTCCTGCACTTGGCTGCAGGACCCAGTaccccagcctggggagggcGAACAACTGAAACCCACCCACTAGGCTCAATTCttcagtggttttaaaaaaaaaacaaaaaacaacaaaaaaaacaccaaaaaacaaacaggacaaaaatgcagcaaaacaaagccagcGGCCACTTCTCCAGCTCCGTTGTGccagggggagcagaggggagggggccAAGCCCTGGCCTGTCCCTGTTCCTGGGACTGGGAGCCAGGGGAGCCAGGGTGATGGCACCTGgcccccctccctgccagcccagccaccTCTGCACCCTCCCTGCTTTCTTACAACTTTTGAACAGTTTTTGTGATACAGTTTTGCACTTTTTAGTACCAGATCAAGCTGACCACCAgggagggttgttttttggggggccTACTTTTGATGCTTTTGGggaactgtttaaaaaaaacaaaccacaaatcCAGCCATGTCCTGTAGGCACTGCACTCTGGGGTAGGAGGTTTTTTACATGGACTTAGGGGGAGACCCAGCCTCCCCGCCACCCCCTGCAGCAAGCTGAGCACGGGCtcctgtgtgtgctgctgcctcttcccccaCACCAGCTGGGCACCAGTAACCCTTCAGAGAGAGACAGCCCTGTGCCCACTGACACCAAGGACGCAACCTTGGGATGGCAGCACCCATTGCTGCACTTGTGGCTGTATGAGGGGGCTGATGCACCAATGCTTCCTGACCCCCCCGGCAGCTTGGACCAGTCCTGTTTGCACCGCCTGGGTGTGAGCATCGTACCTGGGGCATGTTGGGCAGCAGTGGGTAAGTACTCCTGGGGGGAGGTGAACCCTGAAGCTGGGGGTCCTCACTGCCGTATGGGCTGGAGCCAGCTTAccttcctgtgctgcttctcaaaGGCAAGGCCACGGGGCCCTCGGAGGCTGCCAGCAAAGCCCGGCCTGCAGTGCTGCGAGGTTCTCATGCTGCAGCAGCGGTGGTGCAGCCCCCTCCTCGGCTGTGGGCTCCCTCCGTGCCAAGGTGAGGGGCAGGCTGAGGCAGCCCTCACCACCCCGGGGTGGGCTGAAGGATGCTTGTCGGGTGCGAGGTGGCACAGGAGTGCCCAGGGTGTGCAGGGAGGGGTCCAGGGACCGCGGAAGGGCAGCAGGCGGGGGGCTGGCAAACGTGCTGCTCTTGGCCGCCCAGGACCCAGCTGGTTTCAGCACTGACTTTGCGAATGTGTCAAActttttattctgctctttTGAGcctattgcaaaaaaaaaaaaaaagaaaaaaaaaagagagagaaaaaaaaattccccccTTGCTCCAGGTGGCTCGGGGGAGAAAAACCTTTGTACAGCTTCTTCTCTCGGTCACTGAAGTAAAACTCGCTCTTCACTTCTTGTGTGCACCGTGGTTTCTCCCCCACGGCTGAGGACAGCCCCCACATGGAGGGGtgctgaggagggggctggcagctgcctccttgctgctggactcccagccccaggcaggggctcagggcagagggagggggtTAGTGCCCGCTGGctcagggcagggctggagagagggagggCAAAGGCTAATGGAAACTGTCCCTTTATTCAGAAAAGGGACCATTAAATAAGAGCAgagaggggcaggagctggctgcatCCCATACCCCCTGAGTCCAGGCAGCCAGACCCCAAGTCCAGAAGGCACTTGTGTGGGCAGCGATGTGGCCCCCCTGGGCAGGcgtgggggctgctgcccctcagtgcacctgtggctgctggctgtggggcagctcacccccctgccccggcttCAGGGCCAGCGTGggcacctcctcctccactgACTCGCTGCCGTAGGCACTGTCTTccttcagctctgcaaagcaagcCCCGATGCCATCAGCGACTGAGGGTCAtgggggcagcaggggacaccacacacacacacaccccccagcccccctcatTCCCTGTACCTGTGCTTTGCAGCTTCTCCAGGGCCTCAGTTTTGTGGAGCATCCTCACAGCCTTGCGGAGCCCCATGGAGTCCAGGGCCTCCAGCAGCCCCTCGAGGCTGCCCCCCGCCAGCTGCAGAGAGAGGGCActgagcagggccagcagccaggcaggcgGGGAGGGACAGGGGCACCCTGGCCAGGCACTGACCTCGTAACTGCGCAGGAGGCTGACGCTGGGCGAGGGGGTGTCCTTGTAGGTCTCCACTAGGCTGCAGAGCCCCAAGCGCTTGGCCAACTCGATCCAGTCCGACCCGCTGCAGTCCTGGTtgagcagctgctccagcccctgcagtgCCTCACTGTCCAGCGACAGGACCTTCCCTGCGCGGGAGAGCTGCCCCCATCACACGCTGCCCAGCCCTGAGGCCGCAGGGTGCCCGCGCTtttggggggagaggggctgctcACCTGGccggggggcagcaggcagctctgcctcaggGCCCTGCTGGGATGCCTGCAGCAGGATCTCCCGCACCTGCAGACAGACACACGGATGTCAGCATCCCCCAAAGCACCAGCCACGTCCCGGGATACGGAGGGACATGGGCATGCTCACAGGAGCAGGTCCCAGGGGTTTGTCCTGCTCCACCATGCACCTTCTGGCTCCGAGTCAGGTCCAGGGGCGTGTGGCAGCGgcgctgcctctgctctgcctgccgCCCCTCTGCGGGGGGCTCGGGCTTGGTGACGCATGCCACGGTGGGGGCTGGCTCCCCCAGCTCCAtggccagctcctgctcctcgGGGTCGGCATCCGTGTCGCTGCTGGCCTCAGACAAGGACACAGGCTCATCGTTCTCACACAGCACATCTGCCCCTGTCAGGGAAGGGTGGACTGAGCCCCCAAAAGGGAGGGCTGGCCCAGGGGTCTGCCCAGACCCCTACCCACGGGCACCCCCCGAGGCAGGCAGCCCCgcgggggtgggaagggagacGAGGGAGGGCAGCACCTTACCAGCTTTGAGGAGCAGTTTGGTGAGGGTGGGGGAGCCCAGGCCCGCAGCCAGGTGCAGGGGGGTATTCCCCGCAAAAGTCCGGCTGTTGACGTCTGCTCCCAGCTATGGAGAAAGGCGTGAGCCTGTGAGGATAGGCTGCCTCCCGCCCACCCCGTTACCTCAAGACCACAAGGGACACCCTGacctctgccagggctgtgccccatccccatcccacaaCCACCAGCCCGCCAGCCCTCCTGTACCTTCTTCACCAGGTGGGTGGCCATGTTCAGGTTCTCCATCTCCACGGCCAGGTGCAGCGGGGTCCTCCCGCCCTGCCTCTCCACCGCGTTCACGTCTGCTCCCTTCCTGACCAGCAGGTCCAGGCAGGCCAGGCTCTTTGCCTTCACAGCCAAGTGCACAGGCAGGAGGCCTGCAACAGAGGCAGAGGCTCAGCagccctccagcccagcccatggGATGGCACCACCAACTTCTCATCatctcccagccccacacaccaTGGAAATTGGGCAGGCGGAGCAGGTAAGGGGCAGCCGAGCCCAGATGGGCTAGCAGTGTCCTCAGCATCTCTTCATCGCCAGCCTGGAGCGCCAGGTGCAGCAGGGAATTGCCGTAGCGGTCCAGCAAGGTGGGGTCAGCACGAGcttgcagcaggagctggaccACTTGGGGCTGCTTGGTGATGACTGCCAGATGCAGCGGCGTCTGCAAGACAAGCAGCACCCCCTCAGTAGCACTCTCAGGAGGAGCCAAGTCCTGCACCACCACCctggccagcagggctgcacTGTGCTCAACGCTGCAGCCTCCCcgcagcaggagcagcaaaggGGGCCCCCAGGACCAGGAGATGGGGGTGAGGCCCACGCAGAGGAGaaccagctgctctgggaaacctgtaCCTGCTGCAGGTTGTTGGAGATGTTGATGATCTGCTGGCTGGGGATGCTAATGATGACCTCAATTAGCTGCTTGATCACAGCTGTCTGCTCATGGATAACAGCAAGGTGCAAAGGCCTGCAGAGAGAGTGGGATGGCCCCTGGCTCAGCTCCACGCTtctccctgccacctcccaccccctggagcccccctgaTAGCTCTGATGGCCAACAAGGCTCCCATGCTCTCCCCCCCCCAAGCCCTCGTGCACTCACGTGTCCCCATTCTCGTCCTGCGATGCAGCCAGGTGCCTCTGGACCGCCAGCAGCATGCGGGGGTCAGCGGTGACTGAGTAGTCGAGCAGGGCATGGGCATTGCGACGGGCCAGCGCCAGCAtccacagctggcacagctgggctaGGGGGCGAAGCAGGACGTCACCCCCAAGAGCAACAGCCCCATCCACCCTCCTGCATCCCGCCCCGGGCATGGAGGAGAGCAGTGCCCAGCCCCGCAAGGTCCCCAACCTGTGCCACCTCTCCC
It encodes the following:
- the NFKB2 gene encoding nuclear factor NF-kappa-B p100 subunit → MLGLDGLLRPAAAPSAAGRPRADMDEQFQPCLDGIDYDDFNFGSHMMEQKEPLMETVEGPYLVIIEQPKQRGFRFRYGCEGPSHGGLPGASSEKGRKTYPTVKICNYTGMARIEVDLVTHSDPPRVHAHSLVGKQCNEAGNCVAIVGPKDMTAQFSNLGVLHVTKKNMMEIMKEKLKQQKMRNRSHMLTEAELREIELEAKELKKVMDLSIVRLRFTAYLRDSSGNFTLALQPVISDPIHDSKSPGASNLKISRMDKTAGSVRGGDEVYLLCDKVQKDDIEVRFYEDDENGWQAFGDFSPTDVHKQYAIVFRTPPYHKPKIDRPVTVFLQLKRKRGGDVSDSKQFTYYPVVEDKEEVERKRKKVLPQFPQHFGGGSHMGGAGGGAGGFGSGGGGNLSFPYSPGLAYNSIYSPGPHPVGGYQGGVQMKGPEAEGPGSDRQAPAESMYCKELQKHAQLCQLWMLALARRNAHALLDYSVTADPRMLLAVQRHLAASQDENGDTPLHLAVIHEQTAVIKQLIEVIISIPSQQIINISNNLQQTPLHLAVITKQPQVVQLLLQARADPTLLDRYGNSLLHLALQAGDEEMLRTLLAHLGSAAPYLLRLPNFHGLLPVHLAVKAKSLACLDLLVRKGADVNAVERQGGRTPLHLAVEMENLNMATHLVKKLGADVNSRTFAGNTPLHLAAGLGSPTLTKLLLKAGADVLCENDEPVSLSEASSDTDADPEEQELAMELGEPAPTVACVTKPEPPAEGRQAEQRQRRCHTPLDLTRSQKVREILLQASQQGPEAELPAAPRPGKVLSLDSEALQGLEQLLNQDCSGSDWIELAKRLGLCSLVETYKDTPSPSVSLLRSYELAGGSLEGLLEALDSMGLRKAVRMLHKTEALEKLQSTELKEDSAYGSESVEEEVPTLALKPGQGGELPHSQQPQVH